Proteins encoded together in one Salarias fasciatus chromosome 17, fSalaFa1.1, whole genome shotgun sequence window:
- the brd1a gene encoding bromodomain-containing protein 1 isoform X2 codes for MKKKARQHRVSVPQRPPSPIKPSPNKQILTYAQAQRMVEFELEGRIHRLSIYDKLDVISDDDPMVQEMMECTSNKENAEKPQQQVLLRSVRLKNNQEKRNAALGITSQAEGGGQPASGNASPKLPEPKFRTVEYNLPAVPKRQAAYFKYTEKTQEELDEETEYDMDEEDYAWLDLVNEKRRSEGVSQVSHNVFEFLIDRFEKELHLESLDQGSEKTTPIDEDAVCCICMDGECHNSNAILFCDMCNVAVHQECYGVPYIPEGQWHCRHCLQLPMVPADCILCPNKGGAVKKTDDDRWGHVVCALWVPEVGFSNTTFIEPIDGISHIPPARWKLTCYLCKEKGVGACIQCHKANCYTAFHVSCAQKAGLFMKMEPIKEVTDTGEPTFSVKKTAYCGVHTPNGCVKRPLTIYDDAKPKNGLCKKVEKGKVDGKGHSKGKQKKKSKSKSKQPELEVESEAPAPVPVPTFPAHRLQTILNQVSVQKKKAFVELVLNYWTLKRQSRNGLPLIRRLQTSLQSQKNAQPRQNEEESRALKEQLKEWHRLRHDLERARLLLELIRKREKLKREEIKLQETLLEMQLTPFSILLRSLLDQLQAKDQARIFTQPVDVSEVPDYLDHIKHPMDFSTMRQRIDAQNYNNFDEFEGDFNLIVDNCMKYNSKDTYFYRAAVRLRDQGGALLRKARRDVEKIGFDRESGMHLDEAPEMKAAPSFSWEDVDRLLVPANREHLSLDKQLQQLLEKFDLTCAMKSSPSRSKRMKLLKKTINDVRSEMSLKRVLPSHHLCLLSPSTSTSSSSASAPLLPEPAKIKEEGPKPNGHFADDEGDKSLPPTLEPSDSIPPLIHSDADPEPPTLKPIDAAPDCEDKSQAKRLKLDEDIPDLFPSAPPRLNGHSHDGLQSALLDGDMSVVATSTLAEPTGTVSRRTAVLFRKSKAASPLKPVRGGDEGPDRADGEEGEEGLEEVEEDEDGGQMGSKSFLSVVIPRLETLLHGKKRKHSGGRDSEEEEEEEGGEGEHEEEGGSPVKRLDTGLSSGFLEVEEEKELEAAERSSRPVEPRRRCASESSISSCSSLPGSTSTILSLPKCGKGKPALVRRNTVDDKSELIACIETGNFAKAARIAAEVGNSNIWMPASAATVALEPLKLVWAKCSGYPSYPALIIDPHMPRVGCQHNGVSIPMPPMDVLRIGEQMQYKAEEKLYLVLFFDNKRSWQWLPRSKMVPLGMDKTIDKIKMMEGRTSSIRKAVQIAFSRAMNHLSIVQDEPVSDLSDVD; via the exons atgaagaagaaagctCGGCAGCACCGGGTTTCGGTGCCGCAGAGGCCGCCCTCCCCCATCAAGCCCTCCCCCAACAAGCAGATCCTGACGTACGCCCAGGCGCAGCGCATGGTGGAGTTCGAGCTGGAAGGACGCATCCACCGGCTCAGCATATATGACAAGCTGGACGTGATCTCTGACGATGACCCCATGGTGCAGGAAATGATGGAGTGTACCAGCAATAAGGAGAATGCCGAGAagcctcagcagcaggtcctTCTCAGATCGGTCCGGCTGAAGAACAACCAGGAGAAGAGAAACGCTGCGCTGGGCATCACGAGCCAAGCAGAGGGAGGTGGGCAGCCTGCGAGTGGGAACGCCAGCCCAAAGCTTCCGGAGCCTAAATTCCGCACTGTGGAGTATAACCTTCCTGCAGTCCCTAAGCGCCAAGCTGCCTATTTTAAATACACGGAGAAGACGCAGGAGGAGCTCGACGAGGAAACCGAATACGACATGGACGAGGAAGATTACGCCTGGCTGGATTTAGTCAATGAAAAAAGGCGAAGCGAAGGCGTCAGTCAGGTTTCTCACAATGTGTTTGAGTTCCTTATTGACCGTTTTGAGAAGGAGCTGCACCTGGAAAGCTTGGACCAGGGGAGCGAGAAGACGACTCCCATCGACGAAGACGCCGTCTGCTGCATCTGCATGGACGGGGAGTGCCACAACAGCAACGCGATCCTCTTCTGCGACATGTGCAACGTGGCCGTGCACCAAGAATGTTACGGCGTGCCCTACATTCCAGAGGGCCAGTGGCACTGCAGGCACTGCCTCCAGTTGCCGATGGTGCCAGCGGACTGCATCCTGTGCCCCAACAAGGGCGGCGCGGTGAAGAAGACGGACGACGACCGCTGGGGCCACGTGGTGTGCGCCCTCTGGGTCCCGGAGGTCGGCTTCTCCAACACCACCTTCATCGAGCCCATCGACGGCATCAGCCACATCCCCCCGGCCCGCTGGAAGCTCACCTGCTACCTCTGCAAGGAGAAGGGCGTCGGGGCGTGCATACAGTGCCACAAAGCCAACTGCTACACTGCCTTTCACGTCAGCTGCGCCCAGAAGGCTGGCCTCTTCATGAAGATGGAGCCAATCAAAGAGGTGACCGACACCGGCGAGCCCACCTTCTCTGTGAAAAAGACAGCCTACTGTGGAGTTCACACACCCAACGGGTGCGTGAAGAGGCCTCTCACCATTTACGATGACGCCAAACCCAAAAACGGACTGTGTAAGAAAGTGGAAAAAGGCAAGGTGGACGGTAAAGGACACTCGAAaggaaagcagaaaaagaagagtAAGAGCAAGAGTAAGCAGCCTGAGCTTGAGGTCGAAAGCGAAGCTCCAGCTCCTGTTCCTGTGCCTACCTTCCCTGCACACAG ACTGCAAACAATCCTGAACCAGGTGTCGGTTCAAAAGAAGAAAGCGTTCGTGGAGCTGGTCCTAAATTACTGGACACTGAAGAGGCAGTCCAGGAATGGGTTGCCCCTCATCAGACGCCTTCAGACAAGCCTGCAGTCACAGAAGAATGCACAACCG AGGCAGAACGAGGAAGAAAGCAGGGCCTTGAAAGAACAGCTGAAAGAATGGCACCGCCTCCGGCACGACCTGGAGAGAgcccggctgctgctggagctaaTCCGCAAGAGGGAAAAGCTGAAGAGGGAAGAG ATCAAACTCCAGGAGACGCTCCTGGAGATGCAGTTGACGCCCTTTAGCATTTTACTCAGAAGCCTCTTGGACCAGCTCCAGGCTAAAGACCAGGCCAGGATCTTCACCCAGCCTGTGGATGTCAGTgag GTGCCTGACTACCTGGATCACATCAAGCACCCGATGGACTTCTCCACCATGCGGCAGCGCATCGACGCTCAAAACTACAACAACTTCGACGAATTTGAGGGCGACTTCAACCTCATCGTTGACAACTGCATGAAGTATAACTCGAAGGACACGTATTTCTACCGAGCGGCCGTTCGACTCCGAGACCAGGGCGGAGCCTTGCTCCGGAAAGCCCGGCGAGACGTGGAGAAGATTGGCTTCGACAGGGAAAGCGGCATGCATCTGGACGAAGCGCCTGAGATGAAAGCAGCGCCGTCGTTTTCTTGGGAGGATG TGGACCGTCTGCTCGTGCCGGCTAACCGGGAGCACCTGTCCCTGgacaagcagctgcagcagctcctggaaaAGTTTGACCTGACCTGTGCCATGAAGTCCAGCCCTTCGCGCAGCAAGCGCATGAAGCTGCTCAAAAAGACCATCAACGACGTGCGCAGCGAGATGAGCCTCAAGAGAGTCCTGCCCTCCCACCACCTGTGCTTGTTGTCCCCTTCTACATCGACGTCGTCGTCTTCGGcctcagcccccctcctcccagagCCGGCGAAAATCAAAGAAGAGGGACCAAAGCCCAATGGGCACTTCGCAGACGATGAGG GCGATAAGTCTCTTCCTCCGACTCTGGAGCCGTCGGACTCCATACCCCCCCTCATCCACTCCGACGCAGATCCCGAGCCCCCCACCCTCAAACCCATCGACGCCGCGCCGGACTGCGAGGACAAGTCTCAGGCCAAGCGGCTCAAGTTGGACGAGGACATACCGGACCTGTTCCCGTCCGCCCCGCCGCGCCTCAACGGCCACTCCCACGACGGCCTGCAGAGCGCCCTGCTGGACGGCGACATGAGCGTGGTGGCCACGTCCACCCTGGCCGAGCCCACGGGCACGGTCAGCCGCCGGACCGCCGTCCTCTTCCGCAAATCCAAGGCGGCCAGCCCGCTCAAGCCGGTCAGGGGCGGGGACGAGGGGCCGGACCGGGCGGACggggaggagggcgaggaggggttggaggaggtggaggaagacgaggacGGCGGCCAGATGGGCTCCAAGTCCTTCCTGTCGGTGGTCATACCGAGGCTGGAGACGCTGCTTCACgggaagaagaggaaacacagcGGCGGCAgagacagcgaggaggaggaggaggaggagggtggggaggGAGAGCACGAGGAAGAGGGCGGCTCGCCTGTGAAAAGACTCGACACAG GCCTGTCGAGTGGTTttctggaggtggaggaagagaaggagctggaggcggcCGAAAGAAGCAGCCGACCCGTGGAGCCGCGGAGACGCTGCGCCTCCGagtcctccatctcctcctgcagcagcctgccGGGAAGCACCAG cacAATTCTCAGTCTTCCAAAATGCGGGAAGGGGAAGCCCGCTCTGGTCCGGAGAAACACTGTGGATGACAAAAGTGAACTGATCGCCTGCATCGAAACGGGGAACTTTGCAAAAGCCGCTCGGATTGCTGCCG AGGTTGGCAACAGCAATATTTGGATGCCCGCTAGTGCTGCAACAGTTGCATTGGAACCCCTAAAGCTAGTTTGGGCCAAATGTAGTGGATACCCTTCCTACCCTGCCTTG ATCATCGACCCTCACATGCCGCGGGTGGGCTGCCAGCACAACGGGGTGTCCATCCCCATGCCCCCCATGGACGTGCTCCGGATCGGAGAGCAGATGCAGTACAAAGCCGAAGAGAAACTCTACCTCGTCCTCTTCTTCGACAACAAGCGCAGCTG gCAATGGCTTCCTAGGTCCAAGATGGTTCCTCTGGGGATGGACAAGACCATCGACAAGATCAAAATGATGGAGGGACGCACGTCCAGCATCCGAAAGGCTGTCCAGATCGCCTTCAGCCGCGCCATGAACCACCTGAGCATAGTGCAGGACGAGCCAGTCAGCGACCTCAGTGATGTGGACTGA
- the brd1a gene encoding bromodomain-containing protein 1 isoform X1, whose product MNHQIKDFPCSHRFQSYLVRKLHYFHSFGSSKMNYALQKSMQEKVKSSRCLKEETHKLINRDKSTSNFAKSVHCVSCSSPLSFVWLCRYLKFPFCYLLVHAATRSVKMKKKARQHRVSVPQRPPSPIKPSPNKQILTYAQAQRMVEFELEGRIHRLSIYDKLDVISDDDPMVQEMMECTSNKENAEKPQQQVLLRSVRLKNNQEKRNAALGITSQAEGGGQPASGNASPKLPEPKFRTVEYNLPAVPKRQAAYFKYTEKTQEELDEETEYDMDEEDYAWLDLVNEKRRSEGVSQVSHNVFEFLIDRFEKELHLESLDQGSEKTTPIDEDAVCCICMDGECHNSNAILFCDMCNVAVHQECYGVPYIPEGQWHCRHCLQLPMVPADCILCPNKGGAVKKTDDDRWGHVVCALWVPEVGFSNTTFIEPIDGISHIPPARWKLTCYLCKEKGVGACIQCHKANCYTAFHVSCAQKAGLFMKMEPIKEVTDTGEPTFSVKKTAYCGVHTPNGCVKRPLTIYDDAKPKNGLCKKVEKGKVDGKGHSKGKQKKKSKSKSKQPELEVESEAPAPVPVPTFPAHRLQTILNQVSVQKKKAFVELVLNYWTLKRQSRNGLPLIRRLQTSLQSQKNAQPRQNEEESRALKEQLKEWHRLRHDLERARLLLELIRKREKLKREEIKLQETLLEMQLTPFSILLRSLLDQLQAKDQARIFTQPVDVSEVPDYLDHIKHPMDFSTMRQRIDAQNYNNFDEFEGDFNLIVDNCMKYNSKDTYFYRAAVRLRDQGGALLRKARRDVEKIGFDRESGMHLDEAPEMKAAPSFSWEDVDRLLVPANREHLSLDKQLQQLLEKFDLTCAMKSSPSRSKRMKLLKKTINDVRSEMSLKRVLPSHHLCLLSPSTSTSSSSASAPLLPEPAKIKEEGPKPNGHFADDEGDKSLPPTLEPSDSIPPLIHSDADPEPPTLKPIDAAPDCEDKSQAKRLKLDEDIPDLFPSAPPRLNGHSHDGLQSALLDGDMSVVATSTLAEPTGTVSRRTAVLFRKSKAASPLKPVRGGDEGPDRADGEEGEEGLEEVEEDEDGGQMGSKSFLSVVIPRLETLLHGKKRKHSGGRDSEEEEEEEGGEGEHEEEGGSPVKRLDTGLSSGFLEVEEEKELEAAERSSRPVEPRRRCASESSISSCSSLPGSTSTILSLPKCGKGKPALVRRNTVDDKSELIACIETGNFAKAARIAAEVGNSNIWMPASAATVALEPLKLVWAKCSGYPSYPALIIDPHMPRVGCQHNGVSIPMPPMDVLRIGEQMQYKAEEKLYLVLFFDNKRSWQWLPRSKMVPLGMDKTIDKIKMMEGRTSSIRKAVQIAFSRAMNHLSIVQDEPVSDLSDVD is encoded by the exons ATGAACCATCAGATCAAGGATTTTCCTTGCAGTCACAGATTCCAAAGCTATTTAGTCAGAAAATTGCATTATTTCCACAGTTTTGGTTCAAGCAAAATGAATTATGCTCTGCAGAAATCCATGCAGGAGAAGGTGAAATCATCACGTTGTctaaaagaggaaacacacaaactAATAAATAGGGACAAAAGTACCTCAAATTTTGCTAAATCTGTTCACTGTGTGTCATGCTCCAGCCCTTTATCCTTCGTTTGGTTGTGCAGATATCTAAAGTTTCCCTTCTGCTACCTTCTTGTCCACGCAGCAACACGGAGTGtcaagatgaagaagaaagctCGGCAGCACCGGGTTTCGGTGCCGCAGAGGCCGCCCTCCCCCATCAAGCCCTCCCCCAACAAGCAGATCCTGACGTACGCCCAGGCGCAGCGCATGGTGGAGTTCGAGCTGGAAGGACGCATCCACCGGCTCAGCATATATGACAAGCTGGACGTGATCTCTGACGATGACCCCATGGTGCAGGAAATGATGGAGTGTACCAGCAATAAGGAGAATGCCGAGAagcctcagcagcaggtcctTCTCAGATCGGTCCGGCTGAAGAACAACCAGGAGAAGAGAAACGCTGCGCTGGGCATCACGAGCCAAGCAGAGGGAGGTGGGCAGCCTGCGAGTGGGAACGCCAGCCCAAAGCTTCCGGAGCCTAAATTCCGCACTGTGGAGTATAACCTTCCTGCAGTCCCTAAGCGCCAAGCTGCCTATTTTAAATACACGGAGAAGACGCAGGAGGAGCTCGACGAGGAAACCGAATACGACATGGACGAGGAAGATTACGCCTGGCTGGATTTAGTCAATGAAAAAAGGCGAAGCGAAGGCGTCAGTCAGGTTTCTCACAATGTGTTTGAGTTCCTTATTGACCGTTTTGAGAAGGAGCTGCACCTGGAAAGCTTGGACCAGGGGAGCGAGAAGACGACTCCCATCGACGAAGACGCCGTCTGCTGCATCTGCATGGACGGGGAGTGCCACAACAGCAACGCGATCCTCTTCTGCGACATGTGCAACGTGGCCGTGCACCAAGAATGTTACGGCGTGCCCTACATTCCAGAGGGCCAGTGGCACTGCAGGCACTGCCTCCAGTTGCCGATGGTGCCAGCGGACTGCATCCTGTGCCCCAACAAGGGCGGCGCGGTGAAGAAGACGGACGACGACCGCTGGGGCCACGTGGTGTGCGCCCTCTGGGTCCCGGAGGTCGGCTTCTCCAACACCACCTTCATCGAGCCCATCGACGGCATCAGCCACATCCCCCCGGCCCGCTGGAAGCTCACCTGCTACCTCTGCAAGGAGAAGGGCGTCGGGGCGTGCATACAGTGCCACAAAGCCAACTGCTACACTGCCTTTCACGTCAGCTGCGCCCAGAAGGCTGGCCTCTTCATGAAGATGGAGCCAATCAAAGAGGTGACCGACACCGGCGAGCCCACCTTCTCTGTGAAAAAGACAGCCTACTGTGGAGTTCACACACCCAACGGGTGCGTGAAGAGGCCTCTCACCATTTACGATGACGCCAAACCCAAAAACGGACTGTGTAAGAAAGTGGAAAAAGGCAAGGTGGACGGTAAAGGACACTCGAAaggaaagcagaaaaagaagagtAAGAGCAAGAGTAAGCAGCCTGAGCTTGAGGTCGAAAGCGAAGCTCCAGCTCCTGTTCCTGTGCCTACCTTCCCTGCACACAG ACTGCAAACAATCCTGAACCAGGTGTCGGTTCAAAAGAAGAAAGCGTTCGTGGAGCTGGTCCTAAATTACTGGACACTGAAGAGGCAGTCCAGGAATGGGTTGCCCCTCATCAGACGCCTTCAGACAAGCCTGCAGTCACAGAAGAATGCACAACCG AGGCAGAACGAGGAAGAAAGCAGGGCCTTGAAAGAACAGCTGAAAGAATGGCACCGCCTCCGGCACGACCTGGAGAGAgcccggctgctgctggagctaaTCCGCAAGAGGGAAAAGCTGAAGAGGGAAGAG ATCAAACTCCAGGAGACGCTCCTGGAGATGCAGTTGACGCCCTTTAGCATTTTACTCAGAAGCCTCTTGGACCAGCTCCAGGCTAAAGACCAGGCCAGGATCTTCACCCAGCCTGTGGATGTCAGTgag GTGCCTGACTACCTGGATCACATCAAGCACCCGATGGACTTCTCCACCATGCGGCAGCGCATCGACGCTCAAAACTACAACAACTTCGACGAATTTGAGGGCGACTTCAACCTCATCGTTGACAACTGCATGAAGTATAACTCGAAGGACACGTATTTCTACCGAGCGGCCGTTCGACTCCGAGACCAGGGCGGAGCCTTGCTCCGGAAAGCCCGGCGAGACGTGGAGAAGATTGGCTTCGACAGGGAAAGCGGCATGCATCTGGACGAAGCGCCTGAGATGAAAGCAGCGCCGTCGTTTTCTTGGGAGGATG TGGACCGTCTGCTCGTGCCGGCTAACCGGGAGCACCTGTCCCTGgacaagcagctgcagcagctcctggaaaAGTTTGACCTGACCTGTGCCATGAAGTCCAGCCCTTCGCGCAGCAAGCGCATGAAGCTGCTCAAAAAGACCATCAACGACGTGCGCAGCGAGATGAGCCTCAAGAGAGTCCTGCCCTCCCACCACCTGTGCTTGTTGTCCCCTTCTACATCGACGTCGTCGTCTTCGGcctcagcccccctcctcccagagCCGGCGAAAATCAAAGAAGAGGGACCAAAGCCCAATGGGCACTTCGCAGACGATGAGG GCGATAAGTCTCTTCCTCCGACTCTGGAGCCGTCGGACTCCATACCCCCCCTCATCCACTCCGACGCAGATCCCGAGCCCCCCACCCTCAAACCCATCGACGCCGCGCCGGACTGCGAGGACAAGTCTCAGGCCAAGCGGCTCAAGTTGGACGAGGACATACCGGACCTGTTCCCGTCCGCCCCGCCGCGCCTCAACGGCCACTCCCACGACGGCCTGCAGAGCGCCCTGCTGGACGGCGACATGAGCGTGGTGGCCACGTCCACCCTGGCCGAGCCCACGGGCACGGTCAGCCGCCGGACCGCCGTCCTCTTCCGCAAATCCAAGGCGGCCAGCCCGCTCAAGCCGGTCAGGGGCGGGGACGAGGGGCCGGACCGGGCGGACggggaggagggcgaggaggggttggaggaggtggaggaagacgaggacGGCGGCCAGATGGGCTCCAAGTCCTTCCTGTCGGTGGTCATACCGAGGCTGGAGACGCTGCTTCACgggaagaagaggaaacacagcGGCGGCAgagacagcgaggaggaggaggaggaggagggtggggaggGAGAGCACGAGGAAGAGGGCGGCTCGCCTGTGAAAAGACTCGACACAG GCCTGTCGAGTGGTTttctggaggtggaggaagagaaggagctggaggcggcCGAAAGAAGCAGCCGACCCGTGGAGCCGCGGAGACGCTGCGCCTCCGagtcctccatctcctcctgcagcagcctgccGGGAAGCACCAG cacAATTCTCAGTCTTCCAAAATGCGGGAAGGGGAAGCCCGCTCTGGTCCGGAGAAACACTGTGGATGACAAAAGTGAACTGATCGCCTGCATCGAAACGGGGAACTTTGCAAAAGCCGCTCGGATTGCTGCCG AGGTTGGCAACAGCAATATTTGGATGCCCGCTAGTGCTGCAACAGTTGCATTGGAACCCCTAAAGCTAGTTTGGGCCAAATGTAGTGGATACCCTTCCTACCCTGCCTTG ATCATCGACCCTCACATGCCGCGGGTGGGCTGCCAGCACAACGGGGTGTCCATCCCCATGCCCCCCATGGACGTGCTCCGGATCGGAGAGCAGATGCAGTACAAAGCCGAAGAGAAACTCTACCTCGTCCTCTTCTTCGACAACAAGCGCAGCTG gCAATGGCTTCCTAGGTCCAAGATGGTTCCTCTGGGGATGGACAAGACCATCGACAAGATCAAAATGATGGAGGGACGCACGTCCAGCATCCGAAAGGCTGTCCAGATCGCCTTCAGCCGCGCCATGAACCACCTGAGCATAGTGCAGGACGAGCCAGTCAGCGACCTCAGTGATGTGGACTGA